In one Lolium rigidum isolate FL_2022 chromosome 3, APGP_CSIRO_Lrig_0.1, whole genome shotgun sequence genomic region, the following are encoded:
- the LOC124695821 gene encoding subtilisin-like protease 4, giving the protein MPSFTHLSLTILLFALTFLHPSSCHPNDDQTKPYSTYILLLKPRTNASSDDEHRWWHESFLPSPLAGSDEPRLVHNYIEVFTGFAARLTEAELEMVSKKRSFVRAFPDQLWHPSTTHTPEFLGLKKGSGIWRNVSYGKGVIIGVLDTGIYAAHPSFDDGGIPPPPSKWKGSCHGASRCNNKLIGAKFFNFYANDSGDDAGHGTHTASTAAGNFVSDASAGGLGRGTASGIAPGAHLAMYRVCTLLGCYISDIVAGFDEAVKDGVDVISVSLGPVYNVNYTIDPVSIGAFNAVAKGVVVVAAAGNNGPKSYLENSAPWLLTVAAGSVDRNFEAVVQLGNGNRINGEAFNQISNSSSSSFPLYLDKHCKSLPTRNVSGKIVICHNTGAMNDSRTGSITKTDITGIMSAGAAGVVLINWKDAGFTSVLEDYGPDVVQVTVADGNSISEYVRTTRKPSAIIIYKNTLLGVRPSPTVAAFSSRGPCSFSPGVLKPDILAPGLNIIAAWPPVTILGSGPFHIKSGTSTSTPHVSGVAALVKSIHPKWSASAIKSAILTTADIADSRGDPILDEQHQKASAYDMGAGHVNPTKAIDPGLVYDISITEYAGYICALLGDQGLAIIARNPWLSCTKLPKIPEAQLNYPTITVPLKSTPFTLNRTVTNVGPADSVYTLKLYTPKSLTICVSPKKLVFSKVGQKIQYSMTVSSNANDGKKFMEGSLSWVSRNHVVRSPIVASADLDFPSL; this is encoded by the coding sequence ATGCCATCCTTCACCCACCTTTCCCTCACAATTCTCCTCTTCGCCCTCACGTTCCTGCATCCTTCTTCATGCCATCCAAATGATGACCAGACAAAGCCCTACAGTACATACATCCTCCTCCTCAAGCCACGCACCAACgctagcagcgacgacgagcatcgTTGGTGGCACGAATCTTTCTTGCCGAGCCCACTCGCTGGCTCCGACGAGCCACGGCTCGTCCACAACTACATCGAGGTCTTCACCGGCTTTGCCGCGAGGCTCACCGAGGCTGAGCTCGAGATGGTGTCCAAGAAGAGATCCTTCGTGCGTGCCTTTCCGGACCAGCTGTGGCACCCCTCTACCACGCACACTCCGGAATTTCTCGGGCTGAAGAAAGGCAGCGGCATATGGAGGAACGTCAGCTACGGCAAGGGGGTCATCATCGGGGTTCTGGACACCGGCATCTACGCAGCACACCCTTCCTTTGATGATGGTGGCATCCCGCCACCGCCATCAAAGTGGAAGGGTTCATGCCATGGCGCTTCTCGCTGCAACAACAAGCTCATTGGTGCTAAGTTCTTCAATTTTTATGCCAATGACTCTGGAGATGATGCAGGCCATGGTACCCATACCGCATCCACTGCTGCTGGGAACTTCGTCAGCGATGCCTCGGCCGGCGGCCTCGGCAGGGGCACGGCGTCCGGGATTGCTCCAGGGGCGCACCTGGCCATGTACAGGGTCTGCACACTCCTTGGGTGTTATATCTCAGACATAGTAGCCGGGTTTGATGAAGCTGTCAAGGATGGGGTTGATGTCATCTCAGTTTCCCTCGGCCCTGTTTATAATGTCAACTACACTATTGACCCTGTTTCCATTGGCGCATTTAATGCTGTAGCAAAGGGTGTAGTGGTCGTGGCCGCAGCTGGGAATAACGGACCCAAGTCCTATCTTGAGAATTCTGCACCTTGGTTGCTCACAGTGGCTGCTGGCTCCGTGGACCGCAACTTTGAGGCTGTTGTGCAGCTTGGCAATGGCAATCGCATCAATGGGGAAGCTTTTAACCAGATCTCAAACTCAAGCTCAAGCTCATTTCCTCTTTACTTGGACAAGCACTGCAAGTCCTTGCCTACAAGGAATGTGTCTGGCAAAATTGTGATATGCCATAACACAGGAGCGATGAATGACTCAAGAACAGGATCAATAACTAAGACTGACATCACTGGCATCATGAGTGCCGGGGCGGCTGGCGTAGTGTTGATAAATTGGAAAGATGCTGGCTTCACTTCCGTTCTCGAGGACTATGGTCCTGATGTCGTGCAAGTCACCGTGGCTGATGGCAACAGTATCAGCGAGTATGTGAGGACAACCAGAAAGCCCAGTGCCATCATCATCTACAAGAACACTTTACTCGGCGTCCGTCCATCTCCAACTGTCGCGGCATTCTCGTCCCGCGGCCCCTGCAGCTTCAGCCCTGGCGTGCTAAAGCCAGACATATTAGCACCAGGGCTCAACATCATTGCTGCCTGGCCACCAGTCACTATTCTTGGCTCTGGTCCATTCCATATAAAATCAGGGACGTCTACGTCGACTCCACACGTCAGCGGCGTTGCTGCACTTGTCAAGAGCATCCATCCCAAGTGGTCTGCGTCTGCCATCAAGTCGGCTATTCTCACAACAGCCGATATCGCAGACAGCAGGGGTGACCCGATCTTGGACGAGCAACATCAGAAGGCTAGTGCATATGACATGGGCGCTGGCCATGTCAATCCCACAAAGGCTATTGACCCAGGCCTTGTGTATGACATTAGCATTACTGAATATGCTGGCTACATATGTGCTCTTCTTGGCGATCAAGGCTTGGCAATCATTGCGCGTAACCCGTGGTTGTCCTGCACGAAGCTTCCCAAGATACCAGAAGCTCAACTGAACTATCCCACCATAACGGTGCCGCTCAAGTCAACACCATTCACCTTGAACCGAACAGTCACAAATGTGGGTCCAGCAGATTCAGTGTACACACTGAAGTTGTATACTCCAAAATCCCTTACTATTTGTGTCTCACCAAAGAAGCTGGTGTTCTCCAAAGTTGGACAGAAGATCCAATATAGCATGACGGTGAGCAGCAATGCAAATGATGGGAAAAAGTTCATGGAGGGAAGTTTGAGCTGGGTTTCAAGGAACCATGTTGTGCGCAGTCCGATTGTGGCTTCTGCTGATCTAGATTTTCCG